Proteins co-encoded in one Papaver somniferum cultivar HN1 chromosome 5, ASM357369v1, whole genome shotgun sequence genomic window:
- the LOC113282186 gene encoding uncharacterized protein LOC113282186, whose product MVVGHTPQTEGINCKYSCCIWRVYVAMSSGVLNSIPEVLEIIDNEAREIRRRTNMFSEFQIVDYRWRFLHLIRRLLEFLATICVEVHPVAILLVKGNLVALEMDIKKGLRDEVQELNSRLLNQDAYIEER is encoded by the exons ATGGTGGTGGGACATACTCCTCAAACTGAAGGCATAAACTG TAAATACAGTTGTTGTATATGGCGTGTGTATGTTGCAATGTCCAGTGGAGTCCTTAATTCAATACCGGAG GTTCTAGAAATAATAGACAATGAAGCAAGGGAAATAAGGAGAAGAACAAATATGTTTAGCGAATTTCAGATTGTTGACTACAGATGGAGATTCCTACATCTGATAAGGCGATTATTAGAATTTCTAG CTACAATTTGTGTTGAAGTTCATCCCGTTGCGATACTGCTGGTCAAGGGAAATTTGGTGGCCTTAGAGATGGATATTA AGAAAGGACTTAGGGATGAAGTTCAGGAGCTTAACTCTCGATTGCTAAATCAAGATGCGTACATTGAAGAACGTTGA